In Solenopsis invicta isolate M01_SB chromosome 6, UNIL_Sinv_3.0, whole genome shotgun sequence, the genomic window CGCCAGCTTCTCCAGTGCATTTCTGCAGTCCCAGACCAGCCGCGAGGTGCAAATCGGAGCTTCGAGTGCCTTGATAGCAGCTTGACTGTCCGAGCATATTCTCACGCGCCCACCTGTCTCCCTCCCTTCCAGGGCCAGTTGGGCACATCTTAGGATCGCCACGATCTCCGTCTGAAAAACTGTGGCGTACCCATCCAGGGGCAGGCTTTCCGCCACCCTCCTTTGTCGGCAAACAATGCCCGCGTCGGAGCTCGTACCAGTCTTGGACCCATCTGTAATCCAGACGTCCCCGTCCCAGGCCTGAACCAGTGCCCCAGGTTCTTTCCCGTCCACGAGCCCTGTGACCTGCATTTTAAAGCGCTTGTTCAGGGCCCGAACTGCTGGCATCCTGTCTTGCTTCATTCCAAAGATGGAGTCGGTCAGCACGCCGTTGGGGAACTTAGTGTGCGCAGTCCCCTCCTTCCACTTCAGTTCACAGGCTAGTCGGTGTGCAGCGATCGCCGCCGTCTCCACCACCACCTGATGAAGTGGTTCAATCCCGAGCAAAATGCCCATAGCTGTCACCGGCGTGGTTTGCATTACACCCAGAGCCCCTCTTAAAATCAGAGCCCTGATGTGCTCGagcgccaccaccgccgctttcttccgcgcCCTAGGCCACCACACAACTGCTGCATAGGTGAGCCTGGGTCGAAGTATTGCTGTATAGATCCAACAGACCATCCTGGGCTTCAACCCCCATGTCTGGCCCACGATTCTCCTGTACATCCAGAAGTGAAGAAGAAAAGAGCACAGACTCTTACAGCGGCTTTCAAGATGTTCCCTCCAGGACAGCTTCTTATCTAGGATCACTCCCAGATATTTTACTGATTTAGCTGGGGCTAGCCTTGTACCTTCAAAGATGTGGGCCCTATTATAGTGCCCACTTTATATTTGCGAGTGAAAACAACGAGCCCCGTTTTTAGCGGATTCACTGACAAACCGGTCCCCCTGCACCACCGCTCTACTGTTCCCAGTGCGTTCTGCATGAGCTCCAAGAGAGGCCCGAGAAAGGGTCCTCGCACTAACAGAGCCACGTCGTCAACGTAGCCCTGCACAAAGAAGCTCTTCTCACTCAGCCCCTCAAGCAGCCCATCCACTACCAGGCACCATAACAGTGGAGAGAGCACCCCACCCTGGGGGCACCCCCTCTCCACCCATCCACTGACCCTCGTTGTTCCCAACGAAGCTATAACTCGTCGCCCTAGCATGCCCCGGATCCACTCCACGAGTTTCTCCGGCACACCCCTGTGCAACGCTTCTTCACACACCACCTTGTGCGAGATGTTGTTGAAAGCACCCTCTATATCTAAGAAGGTGCCCACCGCATAGCCGCCCCTCTCCAGTTGCTCCTCGATAAACGACACAGTCGCATGAAGAGCCATCTCCGTGGAGTAGCCCATGCGGTATGCGTGCTACGCGCAGTGCATGGGGCGCCGCGGGAGGACAACGTCTCTTACATACGCGTCGACCAATTTCTCCAGAATCTTCAGGAGAAACGAAGTCAGACTTATCGGTCTGAAGTCTTTAGCAGAAGAGTAGCTCACTCTTCCTGCTTTTGGGAATACCACTCTCGCTAGTTTCCATGCGCAAGGCGTATGGCCCAGAGACAAACATGCCCTCAAAGTCCTTGTCAGAGGTTCCACGACCAGCTCCAGCCCCTCCTGTAAAAGAGCCGGAAAGACTTGATCTGGTCCCGCCGACTTAAAAGGTTTAAAGGTGTTTATCGCCCATCTCACTTTTCCGGGCTTGACAATGCTGGTCGCTAATCCCCAGTCCGCTTTACGAGCCTTGCGCAAGCTCGCCGCATCATGGGCGAACAGTTTACCGTGCTCCCTGCGAAAGCCCGGAAAGTTGGTTTCCAGCAGGTGCACCAGACACCGCTCCCCGGTCACCATTGTCCCATCAGGGGGACTAATGGAGTCCAGGACGGCGTCTGGGTTTCTGGCTAGAATCCTGCATAGTTTTGCGGTTTCGGGCACGCCCTCTACCGACTCGCAGAACTCTTTTCAGCTCTTTTTCTTAGCCCTTACCACAAAGTCTCTGTAGTCTTTCTGGGCCCTTCTATGAAGTTCCCAGTCCGACTGGCGGCCCGTGTTCCTGGCCCTATTCCAGGCCCTCCAAGCCGCACTTCTGAGCTCTTGCAGCTTGGGATTCCACCAGGAGTTGCCCCTGGAATTTTTAACCGCCCTTTCTGGGCAGTTCCTTTCGTAGCTCTCCACCAGAGCCCTCTGCAGATGATCCACCCAGAACTCCAGTTCCTCCTCAGTGCCTCCTTGGGAAGCCCTCGAGATAGCATTTTAAGTCCACCCGATAGGAGTCCCAATCGGTCCTTCTGGAGTCCCTGAACGTCGTCACCTCACCTTTGGCCCAAGCCAGCTTGAAGGTGATTTGCCTATGGTCTAATAGTGAAAGTTCGCGCGAGACCCTCCATCCGACCACATCCCTCGATATACATCTAGAACAGACAGTAAGATCGAGAACCTCTCTCCTCACCGCCGTGCAAAAGGTGGGCTTGTTACCTCTGTTAAGAATCTCCAGGTCCGTCGACGCTAGAAATTCCAACAACCTCCCATCTCTATCATTGGTATCCGTGCTACCCCAAACCGTGTGGTGCGAGTTAGCATCGCACCCCACTATCAGGG contains:
- the LOC113004717 gene encoding uncharacterized protein LOC113004717 codes for the protein MVCWIYTAILRPRLTYAAVVWWPRARKKAAVVALEHIRALILRGALGVMQTTPVTAMGILLGIEPLHQVVVETAAIAAHRLACELKWKEGTAHTKFPNGVLTDSIFGMKQDRMPAVRALNKRFKMQVTGLVDGKEPGALVQAWDGDVWITDGSKTGTSSDAGIVCRQRRVAESLPLDGYATVFQTEIVAILRCAQLALEGRETGGRVRICSDSQAAIKALEAPICTSRLVWDCRNALEKLAKDKEVIVTWVPGHSGIEGNEKADRLARAASRMEVFGLGPVLGVPFCLGRKRLRAWLRNEHLEFWKNELRTKCRQAGTLYWGKHIVRA